A part of Rhinoderma darwinii isolate aRhiDar2 chromosome 1, aRhiDar2.hap1, whole genome shotgun sequence genomic DNA contains:
- the POU4F2 gene encoding POU domain, class 4, transcription factor 2, with protein MMMMSLNSKQPFSMAHSGGLQHEPKYSALHSSSPHSSSSATSSSSITSVRTSSGGGGGGSSNSSSSEAMRRACLPTPPSNIFGGLDESLLARAEALAAVDIASQCKSQHHHHHHPTPHHSPFKPDATYHTMNTIPCSSASSSSSVPISHPSGVAGSHHHHHHHHHHHQPLEGELMDHITPGLTLGAMTGPDGSVVSTPAHPHMSSMNPMHQALSMAHAHGLPSHMGCMSDVDADPRDLEAFAERFKQRRIKLGVTQADVGSALANLKIPGVGSLSQSTICRFESLTLSHNNMIALKPILQAWLEEAEKSHREKLTKPELFNGAEKKRKRTSIAAPEKRSLEAYFAIQPRPSSEKIAAIAEKLDLKKNVVRVWFCNQRQKQKRMKYSAGI; from the exons ATGATGATGATGTCCCTGAACAGCAAGCAGCCCTTCAGCATGGCCCACAGCGGCGGCCTCCAGCATGAGCCCAAGTATTCTGCCCTGCACTCATCCTCTCCACACTCATCCTCATCGGCCACcagctcctccagcatcaccagcgTGAGGACCAGCTCTGGGGGAGGTGGAGGAGGCAGCAGTAACAGCAGCAGCTCGGAGGCAATGAGAAGAGCCTGTCTCCCAACCCCACCG AGCAATATATTCGGAGGTCTGGATGAGAGTTTGCTGGCCCGTGCTGAAGCTctggctgctgtggatatagcgTCTCAGTGCAAGAgccaacaccaccaccaccaccaccccacTCCTCACCACAGTCCCTTCAAGCCGGACGCTACCTACCATACTATGAACACGATCCCATGCTCGTCTGCCTCCTCGTCTTCATCAGTCCCCATCTCCCATCCTTCTGGAGTGGCTGGttcccatcatcaccaccaccaccaccatcaccaccaccagCCCCTGGAAGGAGAACTAATGGACCACATTACCCCAGGGCTAACATTGGGGGCCATGACAGGACCAGATGGTTCCGTGGTGTCCACTCCAGCTCACCCTCATATGTCGAGCATGAATCCTATGCACCAGGCACTGAGCATGGCACATGCCCACGGGCTACCATCCCACATGGGATGTATGAGCGATGTCGACGCCGATCCAAGGGACCTGGAAGCCTTTGCTGAGAGGTTCAAGCAGAGGAGGATCAAACTCGGCGTTACCCAGGCAGATGTGGGGTCTGCCCTTGCCAACTTGAAGATCCCCGGGGTGGGCTCTCTCAGTCAGAGCACCATCTGTAGGTTCGAGTCCCTTACCCTGTCCCACAACAATATGATCGCCCTCAAGCCCATCCTGCAAGCCTGGCTGGAAGAGGCAGAGAAGTCCCACCGGGAGAAGCTCACCAAACCTGAACTCTTTAATGGGGCAGAAAAGAAGAGAAAACGCACGTCCATAGCTGCCCCAGAGAAGAGGTCACTGGAAGCCTACTTCGCCATCCAGCCCCGACCTTCCTCAGAAAAGATTGCAGCGATCGCTGAAAAACTGGACCTGAAAAAGAACGTGGTCCGGGTCTGGTTCTGTAACCAGAGGCAGAAACAGAAAAGAATGAAATACTCTGCCGGGATTTAG